Genomic DNA from Haloplanus sp. HW8-1:
ACGAACTCGACGAGTCGTTCGTCGTCGGCACCGGGAGCGATCGGATCGGCTACCGCATCATCGACTTCTACCGCGCCGACCGCATCGGCAGCAGCGCCAACTACGACACGGCCGACGGCGTCTTCCTGATCGTCTTCCTGGAGCTCAGCAACCCGCAGGACACCGACACCTCCTTTCCGCAGAACGCCTTTCTCGCCACCAACGAGGAACAGATCCGGTACATCGACGAGGGGGCGACGCCGAAGATCGCCGACGACGACCGGGTGGATACCCAGGCGCTCGGCTCGGCGACGCTCCTCAGCGGGAGTTCGAAGACGGGTGCCGTGGTGTTCGACCTCGATCCCGACCAGTCCTACTGGCTCGAACTCAGACCGACCGGCGACGCCGGGGACACCCACTACGTCGAGATCGGCACGATCTCCGAGATTCAGGCTCTCGAGAGTTCGATGGTCGGCTAGAGCCAGAGCAACTGGGCGTGGAGCGCGCCGTCCAGATCGAGGACGCGCTCCTCGTCGACGAGGCCGGCGTCGATGGCGACCGACACGCAGCGCTCGCCGACGAGGTTGGCGACCGACGCCCGCGTCAGCGCGTCCACCACGTCGTCCGCGTCGCCCTCGTCGCCGCCGTAGAACTCGTCGGTCACCGTGAGCGACACCCCGTCGCCGTCGTAGGTCTCGCCGAGACACTCCTCGTCACAGACGGCGACGAGCAGTCCCTCGGGCGTGTCCCGTTCGCGGATCAGCATCTATCGGTCCTCGACCAGTTCGCGCTCGGCCTCCTCGCGGAGTTCGGCCGCCTGCTCCTGGACGCGCTCTGCCTCCTCGTTCTCGCCGAGTTCCTCCAGCGCCCTCGCTTTCTCCTCTAGCACCGAGGCGTTGCGCATCCCCAGACGGATGGCGTTGTCGAAGCAGTCGACCGCGTTCTCGTGGAGGCCACGCTCGGCGAGGAAGAAGCCGCGATTGTACCACGCCTGCGCGAACCTGGGATCGACCTCGACGGCGCGTTCGGCGTGGTTGAGCGCCTGTTCGGTTCGCCCCCACTCCCAGAGCGTGTAGGCGAGGTTCGTATGCGCCGAGGCGGCGTGTTCGGAGTCCTCGTCGATCGAGAGGGCCTCCTCGTAGGCGCCGACGGCCTCGTCGTACTCCTCCAGTTGTGCGTGGGCCGCTCCCTTGTTCACCCACGCCTCCTGGGCTACGAGTTCGTCGTCGGCGAAACTCGCCGCCCGCTCGAAGGTTTCGGTCGCCTCTTCGAATCGGTTGATGCCCATATACGAGAGCCCCACGTCGACCAACTGTTCGGCGTCGACCTGGTCGCTGGCGACGTTTCGTTCGTCGAGCATGTCCGTCAGCACCCGCGAGTCGACCGGGTCGACCTCCGACGGATCCACCGATAGCTCCGGGGGGTCGAGCGAGAACTCCTCGTACTCCTCGTCGAACCCCTGCCCCTCCGAGAAGCGATGGGGTCGCTCGTCGTCCATGCCCTCCGCTTGTGTGCCGGGTCGGTTAAGGCCTGCGTCACGGGCCAGAACTTAGGTCCTCGCGCGCCGAGGACCGCCATGCGACTGTTCGTCAGCGTCGACGTCGACACGCTGGCCGACGCCATCGCGGACGCACAGGACCGACTCCCGGACGCCGAGAGCCTCCGCCGCGTCGATCCGACCGACGCCCACGTCACCCTCAAGTTCCTCGGCGACGTCGATCCCGACCGTCTGGACGCCCTCGACGCCGCGCTTTCGACTGCCGTCGCCGACGCCGGCGTCGATCCCTTCACCCTGACACTCGGTGGCTACGGCGTCTTCCCCTCCCTCGAGTACATCAGCGTCGTCTGGGCCGGCGTCAGCGAGGGAGATTCGGAACTCACCCGCCTCCACGAGGCGATCGAGCGGGAGACGACGGGCCGTGGATTCGACCCCGTGGACCACGCGTTCACGCCACACGTCACCCTCGCTCGCATGGACGACGCTCGGGGCAAGGCGGCCGTCCAGCGGCTCGTCGGCGGGGAGGACCCGACCGTGGGCAGCGTCGTCGTTCGCGAGATTCGCCTCGAAGAGAGTACGCTCACCGACGGGGGGCCGACGTACGAAACGGTCGAGCGGTACCCCCTGTAGCGATCCCTCGGTTCCGCGAGTGCCGCTCGGCGCGCGTCCCCGACGGCCCGGCGTCGCGGGCCGGTCACTCCATCGTACCGCCGTCCTCCAACCGCCAGGTGAAGATCGCCCGCAGTACGACGACGAGGCTGTTCGTCTCGCCGGCGCCCCAGATCGCGGTCTCGAACCGCGGCTCCGTGGGGGCTGGGTCCTCGTCGCCGACGAGGACGCTCACGAGCGTCTGCGTTTCGTCGACCATCATGAGCCGTCCCGCGGGCGTGTCCGACCAGACCCACAGCGACTCGAATAGCTCCGCGCCGGGAACGTCGTCCCGGATCCGCTCTTGAACGTCCGGGGACACGCCACCGAGGCTGATCGTCACGCCCCGCTCCGCGGCGGCACGTAACCCGTCCACGACGTCCTCGGTGAGTAGGTCCTCGACGGTCATGTAGACGATTTCGTCCGTCGCGCCGTCCACGAACTCCAGTACGCGGTCCGTGACCGCCGCTTGGCCCTCGACCGTCCAGACGCCCTGTTGCTCCTCGATGTGCTGAGCCGGTTCGAGTTCGTTCAGTGCCGTCGTCAGGACTCCCGTTCGGTGGGTCATCTCCCGTTCGAACTTCCGGCCGGCCGTTTCGGCCGATATCGCCCAGAACTCCTTTGGCGACGACTGCTGGATGTCGACCATGCCCCGTGCGCGCAACTCGTCGACCGCGTCGTAGACGCGAGTCCGCGGCACGTCGGCGGTCCGACTCACGTCCTTGGCGGTGCCCGGCCCGAGACCCACGAGCGCCACGAACGTCCGTGCGGCGTAGGTGCTGAGCCCGAACTGTTCGAGTTGCTCGATGGCTGCAGCACGCGGATCGTCGACGGGATCGAAATCCATAGATCAGGTCCTCTGTACTGTGAAATCCCGCCCACGAAGGTGGCCGGGACCGGCACGCATCGGATCGTGGTTGGGACACAGTTCCGAGTCGCGCGCCGGAGCGTACCTCATGTCCCGACGATGATAATACTTTTGTGATTAACCGAGTTAACTCTAGAAATTGACCGGGGAGCGATCGTCGACGGATACTATTTCGGCCGACAACAATGTAACCCTGCGCATCACAACGACTTACCGAGCGATGAACGACGATCGTACTGCTTCAGCGCCGGGTGTGATTCGGCCACCGAACGCCGCCCGGCTGTACACTCGCCAGTGACAATGCCTATCTACCTGGCGCTCCGATCTTGTTGGAGTCCCGGGATTCTCCGGGTCGTGAGTTGGGACACATGAGCACGGACGAAACAGTACACGAAGCAGTCGAAGCACTCCAGCAACTCGGACTGAAGGAGTACGAGGCACGGTGTTTCGTTGGCCTGTCACAGGTCGAGGCGGGAACGGCAAAGAAACTCAGCGAGATGACCGAAGTGCCCCGGACGCGAGTGTACGACGCGATCCGGGTGCTGGAAGCACAGGGATTGGTCGAAATACAGCATTCGAGCCCACAGCAGTTTCGCGCGGTTCCGCTGGACGAAGCGACCGAGACGCTGCGCGACCAGTACGAGGCCCGCGTCGAGCGTCTCCACGACGCCCTCGATACGGTCGAGATCGTCAAAGACGGCGACGAAGAGCCAGTCCAGCAGGTGTGGGCGATGACCGGGAACGACGGGATCGAAAACCGGACGGAAGAACTCATCCAGACGGCAACCGAGGAGGTCGTCCTCGTCATCGGCGACGAGTCGCTGCTGACCGAGGATCTCATTGCCACACTCAACGAGGTCGGCGACGGCGTCAGGTTGCTTGTCGGCGCCCTGACCGAGTCGCTGCAGGAACGGATTCAGACCGCGGTGCCCGATGCCACGACGTTCATCTCGGGCCTGGAGTGGTTACACGGCGAGGCCGCCGCCGAAGACGAGACCGCGATCGGCCGTCTGTTGCTGGTCGACCGCTCGACGATCCTCGTGAGTTCCATCATGCCGGGGACGAAAGTGGAGCAGGCGATCTTCGGCGGGGGATTCGGGAACGGTCTCGTCGTGATCGCCCGCCGACTCATGGCACAGGGACTACTGACCGAGCGTGACCCCGCTCCGTGACACTTCGGCCACAGGTTCCTGACGCCTTCGGCGCCGTGCGGGACGTCCGACCGAGACGGCCGCCAGTGTGACGCCTCGGCGGTCGCCGGGTCCCATCACTGGGCGCCGCTGTCGACGACGTCGGGACCGCTTTCGTCGCTGATTCGGGGATCTATCGGGCGGAGCGTGAGGTACTCGCCGTTATCGACCGTGACCCAGCACTTGCTGTAGACGAACGTGAGACGGCCACCCGGTCGAGCGGTGACGTCGTGTCGCGAACCGAACAAGGTATCCAGCGCGTCGGGATCGAGTACGTCCGTGAGCGGCCGCAGCGACCGTGGCTCACGGCCTTCGACAGCGCTCACTGCACACACCACGGCCGTACTTACTGATTCGTTCGCTCCAATCTCGTACTCCACACTCTAATGTCGTGGTAGATGCTGAAAATGTGCCCGGTTTTCACCCGTATTATCAAAACAAAGTTGAAGTCCGTCGGCAGCGGTCGTCTCACCCCGGACGCCGCTAGAACTCCTCGAACGTGCCGTCGGTGAAGACCGTCACCCGGCCGTCCTCTTCGCTGAGTGTGATCGCTGCGAACACCTCCTCGCGGGTCGAGGTTTCCAGCGCACTCATGTGTCGGGCACCCATCCACCCGGCGTAGGGAAGACCGTCGTTTCGTCGGCAGTCGGCCGGAGCGAGTTGCTTGGCCCGACCCATCGCCTCCTCGATCGTACCGTCGCTGCGGACGACGACTGCTCCATCGCAGGACAACGAAATGCTCTGTGCAGTCTCGAGAAATGTGCCAGTCTCAGCAAAGACGGTCGCACAGTCCTCGACCGGCCAGCGGTTCGTCCCCATTGGAGTCGCGAAGTCAGCCGCGGAATCCCGCTTGACGACGAAATAGAGTCCGGGTCCACGGGCGTAGGGCTCGTCCCATCGCTCGAATCCGAGGCTGATGTCATTGGCGCATCGCTCGATCCGCTCGAGTACTGCCTCGATATCTGAATCATCGGGCTTCGGCTCCGGCGTCGCGGAACTATAGATGGGATCGGTCGTTCCGTTCATGCCGAATACGGCCGCTGAGAGTTTAGTAGCCCCGAATTTCCGAACGAGACGCTGTCAGGAGCATTCGGGTGAATCGCCGCCGACCGAACGGAATCCCCCGGTCACGCAAAAACAGGATCGGAGTGAATACGCTGTGAGGTACGTATAGCTACATCCCACCCCGCGCTGTGGTCTCGATATCGGCACCGTTCATCAGGACTCCCGTCCCCAGTCGCCGCAACCACTCCCCGTCGGCCGCGAGATCCGTCCTGACATCCTCCCACGGCTAAAGCCGTGGGGTTCCCGACCACAGGCCGGGCAGTCCACGGCGGGAGGTTCCCCACTCGTACGCGGTGGGGTTGTGGGCCGTGCCAGTACGGCCCCCGACCGAGATAGCGGGCTTCATCTACCCCCGCGAAGGGTGCGTATCCTTACCTCGGACTCGGCGCCACGACCGACGAGCGCCGACATAATCAACGTTTCGCCGGCTGTCGGCTTCATCCCACCCCTGAAGGGGAGGGGGCTTTCGCCTCGAAATGCTGTAAATTCGGCGGCAGTATGGGGCAGTCGAAGAAGCGTCCGACAGACGAGAGCAAAGCGTCCGTGGGTGGGGGCTCGGTAGGAAGGGCCCACGACGGACAAACCGCCCTCCACGTCCGTCCGCCCGGATCGTGCGCCGACTCACCACCGCCGACTGGACGTCTCGTGCGAACCTTGATTCACTTGGCCGCCGTCTTAGAAGCATGGTCGAGTTTCCAGACGAGCGACAGATCGTACTAGAGGCACGGTCCCAGTTAGACCAGTGGACGAAGAGTGCCCGGAGAGAGGCGTACGCTGATCTGTTCGACAGCGAGGATTCCGTACTCTCCCCTGAAGAGGTGCGACTCCTCGATGCGCTCGACTCCGAACTGGAGCGAGGGGGCGGCGACGGTGTTTGGGGAACCGATCAGTACGGCATCCACACGGCGGGGACTTCGGGTTCGGATACCTCACTCGGCGTCGTCTGTGTCTATCATCCACAGATCACCGTGGATTCGGTCCTCCGGGGAGCCGACAACCTCGACGACGAGACCGAAGAACGACTCAATGCGGCACTCTGGCAATACAGCGAACGTGTCGCGACACTCATCGAAGCCGAACTCGACGAGTTCGTCAACCAACCCCAGCGGTAAATCCGTCCAGTCGGACGCTCGCTCTCGCCTCGGCGGAGAGAATCCACCGATGGCGCGGAGGCTGTCACACGCTGGTGGCCGTTTTGATATGTGGGTGACGGTAAGCCGAGCCTCGACGAGATTCTACGCCGCGTTTCGGGCCGATCAGCTATGGGGGGCCGGTCTCACGCCTGCACGCGACGTTCTGTATCGCGGTATACGGTTTATTTTGGGTGAGTCGGGCGACGAGGTCAGTCCCGCCCGCGCCGAGGCCGACCTCGGCATCGCCCCAGTCCGGATCCTCCGGGCACGCGGCGGACCAGAGTCATTCCCCCTCGGTGAGCCCTGTCGAGCCCCCCATCCGGGTGAGTAAACTCCATGACGCGATATAGAACGACTCGTGCCCTGCCCGGATTCGGCGACGCCCGAAAGAACAAGATTTTATGCGGCGACGGGGTAGACAAGGCCACTATGGGTAAGAAATCGAAGGCGAAAAAGAAGCGACTCGCCAAACTGGAGCGACAGAACAGTCGTGTCCCCGCGTGGGTCATGCTCAAGACGGATCGACAGGTCACCCGCAACCCGAAGCGTCGCAACTGGCGCCGGAACGACACGGACGAATAGATGAGCGCCAACGACTTCGAGGAGCGTGTCGTCACCGTCCCGCTCCGCGACGCGCGGGCGGCCCCGTCCAACGAGCGCGCCGACAAGGCGATGACGCTGGTTCGGGAACACCTCGCCCAGCATTTCAAGGTCGACGAGAGCGAGGTGCGCCTCGATACGGCTATCAACGAGGCGGTGTGGAAGCAGGGTCGAAACAATCCGCCCAGCAAGCTTCGGGTTCGTGCCGCTCGCTTCGTCGAGGACGGCGAACCGATCGTCGAAGCAGAGCCCGCCGAATAACGTGTTACGCGCCTCCTTCGCCGGATCGTCGTACGTCGGGGTGTTCGCCCGGGCGACGAACGACTGCCTGCTCGTGCGTTCCGACGCCGACGAGGACACCGTCGCCGACATGGCGGCGGAACTCGACGTCGAGCCAGTCCCGACTACGGTGGGCGGCTCCGGCACCGTCGGCGCCCTCACGGTCGGCAACGAGCATGGACTGCTCGTTTCCAGCCGGGCGACCGACCGCGAAATCACGGCCATCGAGGAGGCAACCGGGCTCTCGGTGACGGAACTGCCCGGGCGGATCAACGCCGCGGGCAACGTCGTTCTCGTGAACGACTACGGCGCCTACGTTCATCCGGACCTGAGTCGGGAGGCGGTCCGGACGGTCAGGTCGGCGCTCGACGTGCCCGTCGAACGCGGCGATCTGGCCGACGTGCGGACCGTCGGCACTGCCGCCGTCGCGACCAACGAGGGCGTCCTCTGTCACCCGAAGTCCCGCGAACCGGAACTGGAGGCGATCGAGGACTGTCTCGACGTGCGGGCCGACATCGGCACCGTCAACTACGGCGCGCCGCTGGTCGGCTCCGGACTCGTCGCCACCGAATCGGGCTACGTCGTCGGCACGGATACGACCGGGCCGGAACTCGGCCGCATCGAGGAGACGCTCGGCTACATCGAGCGGCAGTAGGAAGATACTTCCCGCTTCCTCACGACCCTTCTGTACATGAGTGAGTTCGTCGTCAGCGGACGCTTTCAGGACCGAACCG
This window encodes:
- a CDS encoding PT domain-containing protein, which gives rise to MERRRVLTMCGALATGILAGCSGDGDGGAPTGTATETVEPTATPTAEPTAEPTATPTAEPTATAESGPGGPTHELDESFVVGTGSDRIGYRIIDFYRADRIGSSANYDTADGVFLIVFLELSNPQDTDTSFPQNAFLATNEEQIRYIDEGATPKIADDDRVDTQALGSATLLSGSSKTGAVVFDLDPDQSYWLELRPTGDAGDTHYVEIGTISEIQALESSMVG
- a CDS encoding DUF424 domain-containing protein, translated to MLIRERDTPEGLLVAVCDEECLGETYDGDGVSLTVTDEFYGGDEGDADDVVDALTRASVANLVGERCVSVAIDAGLVDEERVLDLDGALHAQLLWL
- a CDS encoding tetratricopeptide repeat protein, which gives rise to MDDERPHRFSEGQGFDEEYEEFSLDPPELSVDPSEVDPVDSRVLTDMLDERNVASDQVDAEQLVDVGLSYMGINRFEEATETFERAASFADDELVAQEAWVNKGAAHAQLEEYDEAVGAYEEALSIDEDSEHAASAHTNLAYTLWEWGRTEQALNHAERAVEVDPRFAQAWYNRGFFLAERGLHENAVDCFDNAIRLGMRNASVLEEKARALEELGENEEAERVQEQAAELREEAERELVEDR
- the thpR gene encoding RNA 2',3'-cyclic phosphodiesterase, which encodes MRLFVSVDVDTLADAIADAQDRLPDAESLRRVDPTDAHVTLKFLGDVDPDRLDALDAALSTAVADAGVDPFTLTLGGYGVFPSLEYISVVWAGVSEGDSELTRLHEAIERETTGRGFDPVDHAFTPHVTLARMDDARGKAAVQRLVGGEDPTVGSVVVREIRLEESTLTDGGPTYETVERYPL
- a CDS encoding TrmB family transcriptional regulator; protein product: MDFDPVDDPRAAAIEQLEQFGLSTYAARTFVALVGLGPGTAKDVSRTADVPRTRVYDAVDELRARGMVDIQQSSPKEFWAISAETAGRKFEREMTHRTGVLTTALNELEPAQHIEEQQGVWTVEGQAAVTDRVLEFVDGATDEIVYMTVEDLLTEDVVDGLRAAAERGVTISLGGVSPDVQERIRDDVPGAELFESLWVWSDTPAGRLMMVDETQTLVSVLVGDEDPAPTEPRFETAIWGAGETNSLVVVLRAIFTWRLEDGGTME
- a CDS encoding TrmB family transcriptional regulator; translated protein: MSTDETVHEAVEALQQLGLKEYEARCFVGLSQVEAGTAKKLSEMTEVPRTRVYDAIRVLEAQGLVEIQHSSPQQFRAVPLDEATETLRDQYEARVERLHDALDTVEIVKDGDEEPVQQVWAMTGNDGIENRTEELIQTATEEVVLVIGDESLLTEDLIATLNEVGDGVRLLVGALTESLQERIQTAVPDATTFISGLEWLHGEAAAEDETAIGRLLLVDRSTILVSSIMPGTKVEQAIFGGGFGNGLVVIARRLMAQGLLTERDPAP
- a CDS encoding HalOD1 output domain-containing protein produces the protein MEYEIGANESVSTAVVCAVSAVEGREPRSLRPLTDVLDPDALDTLFGSRHDVTARPGGRLTFVYSKCWVTVDNGEYLTLRPIDPRISDESGPDVVDSGAQ
- a CDS encoding diadenylate cyclase, whose protein sequence is MNGTTDPIYSSATPEPKPDDSDIEAVLERIERCANDISLGFERWDEPYARGPGLYFVVKRDSAADFATPMGTNRWPVEDCATVFAETGTFLETAQSISLSCDGAVVVRSDGTIEEAMGRAKQLAPADCRRNDGLPYAGWMGARHMSALETSTREEVFAAITLSEEDGRVTVFTDGTFEEF
- a CDS encoding DUF7539 family protein, which gives rise to MVEFPDERQIVLEARSQLDQWTKSARREAYADLFDSEDSVLSPEEVRLLDALDSELERGGGDGVWGTDQYGIHTAGTSGSDTSLGVVCVYHPQITVDSVLRGADNLDDETEERLNAALWQYSERVATLIEAELDEFVNQPQR
- a CDS encoding 50S ribosomal protein L39e, with the translated sequence MGKKSKAKKKRLAKLERQNSRVPAWVMLKTDRQVTRNPKRRNWRRNDTDE
- a CDS encoding 50S ribosomal protein L31e, with the translated sequence MSANDFEERVVTVPLRDARAAPSNERADKAMTLVREHLAQHFKVDESEVRLDTAINEAVWKQGRNNPPSKLRVRAARFVEDGEPIVEAEPAE
- a CDS encoding translation initiation factor IF-6, with translation MLRASFAGSSYVGVFARATNDCLLVRSDADEDTVADMAAELDVEPVPTTVGGSGTVGALTVGNEHGLLVSSRATDREITAIEEATGLSVTELPGRINAAGNVVLVNDYGAYVHPDLSREAVRTVRSALDVPVERGDLADVRTVGTAAVATNEGVLCHPKSREPELEAIEDCLDVRADIGTVNYGAPLVGSGLVATESGYVVGTDTTGPELGRIEETLGYIERQ